A part of Arachis hypogaea cultivar Tifrunner chromosome 12, arahy.Tifrunner.gnm2.J5K5, whole genome shotgun sequence genomic DNA contains:
- the LOC140176753 gene encoding uncharacterized protein, giving the protein MEPSSTPTPQASTSSAIPSQPLLNPKGGINAVTLRSGTQLKERDSKAPSPIKVAQEEDGVEIEEIEEEEESHVIVEDEDPLPRSEVPRKEQILEEVAQPIPFPTLARKAKKRVELDPTMVKMFKKVEVTIPLFDAIHQVPKYAKFLKDLCMNKDRIHELETIPLGSSISALMGSIPEKCIDPGPCLVSCVIDGVQFIDCVCDLGACVSIMPLSVYHLLKLPPLKRSAARFILADKSIITVLGITEDVLVDIKGLIFLIDFHIIEIPPSESERASSILLGRPFLRTSRFKLDAHSGTYSFEIDGRVVSFSLEEGVRHPPENHSIFWCDLIDNIVAKVHYAKLEEKHMIEGNSEDPSEEVQVTSQEQKLELKPLPPHLNYSYLDEAHKFPVIIARGLNSQQEEKLLCVLRKDKRAIGWSLADLVGISPQVCEHRIFLEEEARPVR; this is encoded by the coding sequence ATGGAGCCATCTTCTACTCCCACTCCTCAAGCCTCAACCTCTAGTGCCATACCCTCTCAACCTCTACTCAACCCTAAGGGTGGCATCAACGCCGTAACCTTGAGGTCCGGAACGCAATTGAAGGAAAGGGATTCAAAGGCACCTAGTCCAATAAAAGTTGCTCAAGAGGAAGATGGAgttgagatagaagaaattgaagaagaggaggagtcaCATGTAatagttgaagatgaagaccCTCTACCAAGGAGTGAAGTCCCTAGAAAGGAGCAAATCTTGGAGGAAGTGGCTCAACCAattccatttcctacattggcaaGAAAAGCTAAGAAGCGTGTGGAACTTGACCCAACGATGGTGAAGATGTTCAAGAAAGTGGAGGTAActatccccctctttgatgctatacATCAAGTGCCTAAATACGCAAAATTTCTTAAGGACTTATGTATGAACAAAGATAGAATTCATGAGTTGGAAaccattccattgggtagttccaTTTCGGCTTTGATGGGATCCATTCCGGAAAAGTGTATTGATCCGGGTCCTTGTTTAGTTTCTTGTGTCATTGATGGAGTCCAATTCATTGATTGTGTGTGCGACCTTGGTGCATGCGTTAGCATTATGCCTCTTTCTGTTTATCATCTATTGAAGCTCCCACCGTTGAAGCGGTCGGCAGCTAGGTTCATCTTGGCGGACAAGAGCATAATAACCGTGTTAGGTATTACGGAAGATGTGTTGGTCGACATAAAGGGTTTGATATTTCTAATTGATTTCCATATCATTGAGATTCCACCAAGTGAATCCGAGAGggcatcatctatcctacttgggagGCCGTTTCTGAGGACTTCTAGGTTCAAGTTGGATGCCCATTCAGGAACCTACTCATTCGAGATAGATGGGAGAGTTGTAAGTTTTAGCCTAGAAGAGGGAGTGAGGCACCCACCGGAGAACCATTCCATATTCTGGTGTGATCTAATTGACAACATTGTGGCCAAAGTGCATTATGCAAAGCTAGAAGAGAAACATATGATTGAAGGAAATAGTGAAGATCCAAGTGAAGAAGTTCAAGTGACAAGCCAAGAGCAAAAGCTAGAATTGAAGCCATTGCCACCCCACCTAAATTACTcgtaccttgatgaagcccacaagTTTCCGGTGATCATAGCAAGGGGACTAaattctcaacaagaagagaagttgctaTGTGTCTTGAGGAAGGACAAAAGGGCaatagggtggagtttggcggatctagtggggatAAGTCCCCAAGTGTGTGAGCACCGGATCTTTTTGGAAGAAGAAGCTAGACCCGTGAGATAA